Below is a genomic region from Syngnathus acus chromosome 20, fSynAcu1.2, whole genome shotgun sequence.
cggcggcacggCTTGTAACCAGGCAGTAAGAGAAGAGGGTCCAGCTGGGCGTCTCGCACATGCCTAAAGGAGTGGTATCTCTTGGGGGGGATGCGAGGGGAGTTGCTCTGAGCTCGCCGCATCACCTGCGGAGGGCGGACGCCAGGATTTACTGGACCACATCTTTAGTTGATGAAGCGTTAGCATTGAGCTAGTGGACCAAAAAGGCTAAGTGATGAGATATTTAAAGCACGATAAAAATATGTGCGGACATGTGGACTTGATCACAAATGATCCTCTGTCCAACTGCACCCTGCTTCTATGCCTGTTAAAGCTGAAGGTTATTCTCAAGTATAATGACAATAAGGACAAGGAAGATGGACAGAGTGTATCAGAAGGACAAAGTGCGCCTACCTCCTTAGCCCAGGTAGGTTTGTCATTGGCGGCCCCTGGCGCCTGGTCCTTGTAGTGGTAGAGCTGCTTCTTGTCCTGTAGAGGGCGCTGCTGCGggtcctgctgctgctgctgctgcagagaCACCAGGTAGGCTCGCTCCTGCTGCAGCTGCCTCTGCAGACGCTCGGCCTGACGCTGCTCCTCAATCTGCTTGCGCTTGTACTCCTGACCACACAAGACAACAATTAGAGcgaagattttttatttttttttgcctcacttAACAATGGTTATGTTAGGAGGAAGGAGACCTGGAACGTAACCCCTGGCTGCACATGCATTTTGCGGTCGCCATAGAAACGGCCCTACTAAGTAAGGTTACCAGCAGTAAGGCCTGCTCCTgcaggagctgctgctgcaggatCTCCAACTGCCTCTGCTCTTCCTCCAGCTGTCTACGGATGTACTCCTAAGGCGGGCAGCAGCGCCGCAGAGGGAGCGAGCAGTGGGAGCCAATCACCGAAGCGGGAAGAAGAAGGAAGTGGAGGAGGGTAGAGCGGTTAGAAACCAAAAAGGTGAAGCTGTGTTAGTGTTAGATTGGTTCCAGCTTTTCAAAAGGCAGAAAGAAGTCAGATGACGGCGAgcagacaggaagtggcaCATTCCAAACCTCTATTTCGTTGTCTAATGTTCTCGATGGACACAGATTCAAATTCTTATGGTTGGTTTGATTCTTTTAGATTAGATTTTAGTGTGAGCGTCCATCTCTCCGTCCAAGGTCCGTACCTGCTCCCGCTCGGCGTGCCGCCTCTCCTCTTCTCGGCGAATCTGCTCCATCTCCTCGTACCGTCTCCTTTGCTCACGCTCTTGCTGCTTGCGCATCTCACGTTCGCGACGTTGTTGCTGTACGtcgggaaaacaaaaacagggcAGGAGCGTGAGATCGTCCATATGCAACTCCagtggaaaataaacaaataatcatATCGTTGTCACCTCCTCCAGACGTCGCCTCTGCTCCTTCTGCTCCTCGATGCGCTTCTGCCTCTCAGCCAGCAGTTGGCGCTTGTGCTCCTcgttctgctgctgctctagCTGCTGCCGGCGAATCAGCTCCGAGCGCTCCTTATTGGCCAGCTGCAGGCGCAGGAAGTCTCGCCTCAGAGTGGACTCCCCGGGAATATTGATGATGGAGCTGGAGAAGGGCACAGAGGAGGCGGGGTTAAAAAGTGAGGGGGCAGCGGAGAAGGCGGGCAGCAGTTATACCTGGGCTCTCCGATGTCCcgctcttcatcttcttcctcactGCCACTGTACTCGTACTCCGTCTCATCTGGAAGGATCATGGAAAATATGATGATGCTAAATTCTGCTAGCCGATCAAAGGTGTTTTGTattatatgttagcattaagctaggcgatgtttgttattttgatgTTTGAATATACAATGTTGTCCACATCCcttcaacaaaataaagtaaCAATGAGGCTAATTTCTGTTAGGCGATCAAAGGCATTTTGTattatatgttagcattaagctaggtGATGTTTGTTATTCTGGTGTTTGAATATACAATGTTTTCCACAACCCTTCAAGAAGTTTATTGGCCATTTTTGGGCAtaccaaacaaggaatttgactccggtagatctcagcctctgttcaacattcaggtgactaacaacattcaggacatgtgcgaaaattgaaaatttttctcaaacattcaacaaaataaagtaaCAATGAGGCTAATTTCTGTGAGCCGATCAAAGGCGTTCTGTATTATATGCGGGCATTAAGCTAGCTgatgtttgttattttggtgTTTGAATATACAATGTTGTCCACAACCTCGACGGCCACTCACCTCTCTCTCCGCGCCTCTTCTTGGTGCGGTCGATGTGGTCCTTGAGCTGGATGCGCACCTGTCGCTCGTTGGGCAGGTCCCGAATGAAGGGATGCTTGAGGAGCTGCTCCGTGCTCGGCCGCTGGCTGTGACTCTTCATCAGGCAACTCTCGATAAACGACTGGAACTTTTTGGACCTTCACGGGCACACGTggcacaacaacacaacactgaACCTCCCACGTACATTCAAATGGTCCAAGAGTGTCACATGACTCACCACTTCTTTGACTTGAGTCTGGGGGCAGGATTTCTGGGGATGAGGAAGAGCGCTCTCATGGGATGCATGTCACACAGCGCTGAAGATAACAAGGAGAAGAAAGTGGAAGAAATAACACAAATTAAAGTATGTTGACCGCACGACCATGTGTTGAACTTAAAAGTTTGTGACTTACGCGGCGCTCCCTCCGCCATCTCGATGGCCGTTATGCCCAGCGACCACAAATCGCTCtgcacgaacacacacacaaaaacaagcgCCTTCACTTACCCGTTCCCAGCCAACGTGCTAACATGCTAGCTGCGCTACGTGTACTTGTTAAGTCATAAAAATATCACGCCGCCATCTGTCCTCTCACATTCTGACACTTTTCCTTCTCATTTCACTTGTTCCGGACCGTTCCGCAGTCACACGTCCCAACTGATATCGGGAAGCGGCACAAATAACACGTCGCCACCACAAACCTGTAAGCACGTCAGGCGTACCTTGAAGTCGTAGGTGGCGTCCGGGTTCTCATCGCAGGCGATAACCTCTGGCGCCATCCAGTACGGCGTCCCGATGAAGGTGTTCCTGCGGCCCACCGTGCGGTCCAGCTGAGCGCTCACACCGAAGTCCACtacgcacacacgcaaaaaTACGATAAATGTAACCATGCTTCACGGGGAAAAAGAGGCATTCGGATCTCACCTAGCTTGACTTCGGCGTTCTCTGTTAGAAGCACGTTTTGACCCTTGATGTCACGGTGGATGACCTTGTGCTGGTGGAGGTGAGTGAGACCCTGCAGGAGGACGTCAACGCTTCAACATGCCCTTCACATGTTCTTCTCAATTCAAGCCAGCTCACCCTGAGGATCTCCCTGCAGACGTAAGCAATCCACTCCTCCTTCAGGGAACTGCCTTTGGTGTTCTTGATGAGATCCGTCACCGAGCCGGCGCCGCAGAACTCCATCACCagctagaagaaaaaaaaaaaaaagagcattcaCTGGTTGATTGGTGTATTgcgtgtcccaatacttttgcccTGGATCCATACGCACCCACAGCTGGTCATCCATGCCAGGAGGATTCTTCTTGATGAAGGCGCCGTAGTAGGTGGCAATGTTTCTGTGGTGGCTGTACTTCTTCAGCATGTTGATCTCGGCTTTaatctcctcttcctcatccttgacacacaaacacacacatttgtgagCATGAatcttcgtgtgtgtgtgtcttgacatacaGTCTACATGTGTTACTTACTCCCGTGACATCCATGACCTTGATTGCCGCCAGCTGGCCAGTCTTGACATGGCGACCCTGATGCACACAGAcaaccccttttttttaatcataacaattaaaagaaaaactcttGCACAGTTTAGCTGAacattttgttatattttgtttcttcaaGACGGTGTGAAGACATTTTCATCCACACCAGTCATCTGATTGGACGTCAGGTTGACAGTGTAACACTGTGGAGGTGGCGGGCAATAAAAGTGAAGCGAGAGGAAGCGATACCATATCTGTTTGCTTATCTGGCTTCCTGCAACACTGACGCCTGCCACACAATCGCTCGTGTTAGTCTccgggcgtgtgtgtgtgggcgtgtgtgtgtgtgtgagaaaagCCACATGGAC
It encodes:
- the tnikb gene encoding TRAF2 and NCK interacting kinase b isoform X7; amino-acid sequence: MASDSPARSLDEIDLSALRDPAGIFELVELVGNGTYGQVYKGRHVKTGQLAAIKVMDVTGDEEEEIKAEINMLKKYSHHRNIATYYGAFIKKNPPGMDDQLWLVMEFCGAGSVTDLIKNTKGSSLKEEWIAYVCREILRGLTHLHQHKVIHRDIKGQNVLLTENAEVKLVDFGVSAQLDRTVGRRNTFIGTPYWMAPEVIACDENPDATYDFKSDLWSLGITAIEMAEGAPPLCDMHPMRALFLIPRNPAPRLKSKKWSKKFQSFIESCLMKSHSQRPSTEQLLKHPFIRDLPNERQVRIQLKDHIDRTKKRRGERDETEYEYSGSEEEDEERDIGEPSSIINIPGESTLRRDFLRLQLANKERSELIRRQQLEQQQNEEHKRQLLAERQKRIEEQKEQRRRLEEQQRREREMRKQQEREQRRRYEEMEQIRREEERRHAEREQEYIRRQLEEEQRQLEILQQQLLQEQALLLEYKRKQIEEQRQAERLQRQLQQERAYLVSLQQQQQQDPQQRPLQDKKQLYHYKDQAPGAANDKPTWAKEVMRRAQSNSPRIPPKRYHSFRHVRDAQLDPLLLLPGYKPCRRRRPPSYPAHDSPSRDHVHVPRIRITCVPDARGRSPDRRHKVSNRISDPSLPPRSESFSSGGIQQARTPPMHRSVEPQMAHLVQVKSPGLSGSQSLYDPHGVSSSSSALSPSPSRPPMPRQNSDPTSDTPPPLPLARLAPPLDKLDRSSWLRQDDDMPPKVPQRTTSISPALVRKNSPGNGPGLGPRAGAHLIRASNPDLRRTDISMDTPFKRTSSGSSSSSSTPSSQGGSNERANAAMKPEGSTMASDEAKDDSRDVSRPSRPASYKKALDEVSGTSNSSPSRAR